Proteins from a single region of Sphaerochaeta globosa str. Buddy:
- a CDS encoding B12-binding domain-containing radical SAM protein — translation MTIHLISCCLEEGNLSYPLGALCIQSSILAHYEGEHCLHHAFTLADDPIVAAKSLGIEPMDVVGLSVYLWNRSWMDLFTQQLKENSPACILFAGGPEATANPSSFDLALYDFLILGEGEETVLGAIDQIKTGKKPQLAGVLSSTGFYSPAPSPNLDSLTSPLLNGLADPFLQPGASVLWEMTRGCPFHCSFCFESRGERSVRHFSLDRLEEELEYLIEHEVGEVYVLDPTFNIDKQRTLAILSLLQEKQASIHFVFEVRAELLDAALADAFATINCSLQIGLQSSDSAVLKAANRNFNPSQFAKKIQLLNQRGIPFGLDLIIGLPHDSLAAFTKSLDYAMLLKPSNLDIFPLSLLPGTLVSDRAASYGIVSMTQAPYTILHSPTFSEEDLKKAMRLKHSCDLFFTQGQAGMWMHAFCEATGQRPSSLLTLFESYLSFYTGKTQTAESELDIFAVQEAFVGSLLKKLGKEQYLKPLLSYMELHQGIAFFHMYEQSPTIHLFYPLEELASLDTMSLDDFLAAHPYTQEVELSIYANDEGELNFLPVSEQS, via the coding sequence ATGACCATACACTTGATCTCCTGCTGCCTCGAAGAGGGCAATCTCAGTTACCCGCTTGGAGCACTCTGCATCCAAAGCTCCATTCTTGCCCATTACGAAGGCGAGCACTGCCTCCACCACGCATTCACCCTTGCCGACGACCCAATCGTCGCGGCAAAGTCCCTTGGCATTGAGCCAATGGATGTAGTAGGGCTTTCGGTCTACCTGTGGAATAGAAGCTGGATGGACCTATTCACCCAGCAACTCAAAGAGAATTCGCCCGCTTGCATACTTTTCGCCGGCGGTCCTGAAGCAACAGCCAATCCCTCTTCCTTTGATTTGGCGCTGTACGACTTCCTCATCCTCGGCGAGGGGGAAGAGACAGTGCTTGGGGCAATCGATCAGATCAAAACCGGCAAAAAGCCCCAACTTGCGGGAGTACTCTCATCGACTGGTTTCTACAGCCCCGCTCCCAGCCCCAATCTCGATAGCTTGACTTCCCCTCTTCTCAATGGCCTTGCAGATCCATTTCTGCAACCCGGGGCATCGGTTCTGTGGGAAATGACCCGCGGCTGTCCGTTCCACTGCTCCTTTTGTTTCGAATCCCGGGGAGAGCGCAGCGTGCGGCACTTCAGTCTGGACCGACTGGAGGAGGAACTCGAGTATCTTATCGAGCACGAGGTCGGGGAAGTCTATGTGCTCGACCCTACCTTTAATATTGACAAGCAGCGCACCTTGGCAATTCTTTCACTGCTTCAAGAGAAACAGGCATCGATTCATTTTGTCTTTGAGGTCCGTGCAGAGTTGCTCGATGCCGCCTTAGCCGATGCATTTGCAACCATCAACTGCTCACTGCAAATCGGGTTGCAGTCAAGTGACAGCGCGGTTCTCAAAGCGGCAAACCGAAATTTTAATCCCTCCCAGTTTGCCAAGAAAATCCAGCTGCTCAACCAACGAGGCATTCCGTTCGGCTTGGACCTCATTATCGGCCTTCCCCATGACAGTTTGGCGGCATTCACCAAAAGCTTGGACTATGCAATGCTGCTAAAGCCCAGCAACCTCGATATTTTCCCCCTCTCCCTGCTTCCCGGCACCCTAGTCAGCGACCGGGCAGCCTCCTACGGTATTGTCAGCATGACCCAGGCCCCGTATACCATTCTCCACTCCCCCACCTTCAGTGAAGAGGATCTGAAAAAGGCCATGCGCCTCAAACACAGCTGCGACCTCTTCTTCACCCAGGGACAAGCCGGTATGTGGATGCATGCATTTTGTGAGGCAACCGGGCAACGACCTTCTTCCCTACTCACCTTGTTCGAATCCTACCTCTCCTTTTATACAGGGAAGACACAGACTGCAGAGTCGGAATTGGATATTTTTGCTGTACAGGAAGCCTTTGTCGGCAGTCTTTTGAAAAAGTTGGGAAAAGAGCAGTATCTAAAGCCGCTGCTCTCCTACATGGAACTGCATCAGGGGATAGCCTTTTTCCATATGTATGAACAAAGCCCCACGATCCACCTCTTCTATCCGTTGGAAGAACTTGCCTCACTCGATACGATGTCACTTGATGATTTTTTGGCCGCTCATCCCTACACACAAGAGGTTGAGCTATCCATCTATGCCAATGATGAGGGTGAACTCAATTTTCTGCCTGTTTCCGAGCAGAGTTAG
- a CDS encoding alanine--tRNA ligase, translated as MKKQLTANELRQKFIDFFVSKDHVQISGASLIPENDPTVLFTTAGMHPLVPYILGSDHPSGKRLTDYQKCIRTGDIEAVGDPHHLTFFEMLGNWSLGDYFKKEAIAYSFEFLTAWLNLDISQLSVTVFAGDELVARDDEAAQTWESFGIPRERIYFLPREDNWWGPAGETGPCGPDSEMFIDTGRPSCGPDCRPGCSCGKYFEIWNDVFMGYKKNSDGTYEEMSRKCVDTGMGIERTIAILQGKKSVYETEVFAPIIAGIENLSQKHYGDNEDIDISIRILADHIRTSVFILGDQRGVAPSNVGQGYILRRLIRRAVRHGHKLGIEGAFLGDLALIVLELYGKPYPELVENREFVLKELAQEEAKFSETLAKGEREFEKMLPNLLKGNSRQISGRTAFKLYDTYGYPIELTKELAAEHDFTVDEAGFKEAFEKHQEISRSGSEQQFKGGLADHSDKTTALHTATHMLHQALRTVLGEHVGQKGSNITIERLRFDFTHHSPMSAEEIQKVEDMVNEAIDRNLAVKCETMTLDEAKAQGAIAFFDSKYGEQVKVYSIGDYSKEVCGGPHVENTSQMGHFKILKEQSSSAGVRRIKAILEK; from the coding sequence ATGAAAAAACAGCTGACCGCCAACGAATTACGGCAAAAATTCATTGACTTCTTTGTGTCTAAAGACCATGTGCAGATCAGTGGTGCTTCCCTGATCCCCGAGAACGATCCTACGGTTCTTTTTACCACCGCAGGCATGCATCCCCTGGTACCCTATATCCTGGGCAGCGACCATCCGAGCGGAAAGCGTCTCACCGACTATCAGAAGTGCATTCGTACCGGTGATATTGAGGCGGTAGGCGATCCCCACCATCTCACATTCTTTGAGATGCTCGGTAACTGGTCCTTGGGTGACTACTTCAAGAAAGAGGCAATCGCCTACAGCTTTGAGTTTCTCACTGCATGGCTGAACCTTGATATTTCTCAGCTTTCGGTTACCGTGTTTGCCGGTGACGAGCTGGTTGCCCGTGACGACGAAGCCGCTCAGACTTGGGAGAGCTTCGGCATTCCCCGTGAGCGCATTTACTTCCTTCCCCGTGAGGACAACTGGTGGGGGCCTGCCGGAGAAACCGGTCCCTGCGGTCCTGACAGTGAGATGTTCATCGACACCGGTCGTCCTTCCTGCGGTCCCGATTGTCGCCCGGGGTGTTCCTGCGGCAAGTACTTCGAGATTTGGAACGACGTATTCATGGGCTACAAGAAGAACAGCGATGGCACCTATGAGGAAATGAGCCGAAAGTGCGTTGATACCGGCATGGGTATCGAGCGTACGATAGCCATCCTGCAGGGCAAGAAATCGGTCTATGAGACTGAAGTATTTGCACCCATCATCGCAGGCATTGAGAATCTGTCCCAGAAACACTACGGCGATAACGAGGATATTGACATCTCCATCCGGATTCTTGCAGACCACATCCGTACCAGCGTTTTCATTTTGGGCGACCAGCGGGGTGTTGCTCCCTCAAACGTGGGGCAGGGTTACATTCTCAGACGCCTGATCAGACGGGCCGTACGCCATGGTCACAAGCTTGGTATCGAGGGAGCTTTCCTCGGAGATCTTGCACTCATCGTACTTGAGCTTTATGGCAAGCCCTATCCTGAGCTTGTGGAGAATCGTGAGTTTGTCCTGAAGGAACTCGCACAGGAAGAAGCAAAGTTCTCTGAAACCCTGGCAAAGGGTGAGCGTGAGTTTGAGAAAATGCTTCCCAACCTCTTGAAAGGAAACAGCCGCCAAATCAGCGGTCGTACCGCCTTCAAGCTATACGATACCTATGGCTATCCCATTGAACTGACCAAGGAACTTGCCGCCGAGCACGATTTTACCGTGGATGAGGCAGGGTTCAAGGAAGCGTTTGAGAAGCACCAGGAAATCAGCCGAAGCGGTTCTGAGCAGCAGTTCAAGGGCGGCCTTGCCGACCACAGTGACAAAACCACAGCCTTGCATACGGCAACCCATATGCTGCATCAGGCACTGCGTACCGTTTTGGGTGAGCATGTCGGCCAGAAGGGCTCAAACATCACCATCGAACGGCTTCGCTTTGACTTTACGCATCATTCTCCCATGTCAGCTGAAGAGATCCAGAAGGTAGAGGATATGGTCAATGAAGCCATAGACCGAAACCTTGCGGTGAAATGCGAGACTATGACTCTCGATGAAGCCAAGGCTCAGGGAGCCATTGCCTTCTTCGACAGCAAGTACGGCGAGCAAGTCAAAGTCTACTCGATCGGAGACTATTCCAAGGAAGTGTGTGGTGGACCCCATGTTGAGAATACTTCGCAGATGGGACATTTCAAGATTCTCAAGGAACAGTCTTCCTCTGCCGGGGTGAGAAGAATCAAGGCAATTTTGGAAAAGTAA
- a CDS encoding OPT/YSL family transporter, giving the protein MEKHLTVRGAIIGIAGLLVITASSMYVALRMGALPWPTIFVTVVSMAALHKAKGSTLQEINVTHTIMSSGAMVAGGLAFTLPGLWMLDPSANFSIPSLLVLTVVGAILGTLFSALFRKKLIEEEALPYPMGIASYNTLMAGTQGGKAAKTLFASMGGSVIFTILRDGFAKIPSLVTIYAGSAIIPSFSIWVSPMALGIGAIIGPLFALLWFGGAVFGYYILTPLGIQQGLFASMADADVFRSNLGIGLMIGTGLGVFFKAIASRLSAHKKLEEKKSSLNASSRLVIVLILFFAVILLALGTELGLIEALTLMAGIYLATYLSGMLTGQTGINPMEIFGILVLLVIQLISNPSLIASFSIAAIVAVACGLTGDVMNDLKSGYLLKTNPRQQILGEGIGGVIGAILSVFVLLIMKSAFGGFGTAELPAPQAAAVSAMVGGLQHIPAFLIGLGVGLVLYLSKLPSATLGLGVYLPIYISSIMGLGALVSVLAKKVFAKKLSKEKLGEKTGLVASGLLGGEGITGVAIAILSMFK; this is encoded by the coding sequence ATGGAAAAACATCTGACCGTTCGAGGAGCAATCATTGGTATTGCCGGACTTTTAGTTATTACTGCAAGTTCCATGTATGTAGCACTACGTATGGGAGCCCTTCCCTGGCCCACCATATTTGTCACTGTTGTCAGTATGGCGGCACTGCATAAAGCAAAAGGCTCGACGCTGCAGGAAATCAATGTCACCCATACCATTATGAGTAGTGGAGCCATGGTAGCCGGAGGCCTTGCCTTCACCTTGCCAGGGCTTTGGATGCTCGACCCTTCGGCCAATTTCTCCATTCCCAGCCTTCTGGTGCTTACTGTAGTGGGAGCCATTCTGGGGACACTCTTCTCCGCCCTCTTCCGGAAGAAGCTCATCGAGGAAGAAGCACTTCCCTATCCCATGGGGATTGCAAGCTATAACACGCTTATGGCAGGAACCCAAGGGGGCAAGGCGGCAAAAACCCTCTTCGCTTCCATGGGGGGTTCAGTCATATTCACCATTTTGCGTGATGGCTTTGCCAAGATTCCTTCGCTGGTAACCATCTACGCAGGAAGTGCAATTATTCCCTCCTTCTCCATATGGGTATCTCCGATGGCTTTGGGTATCGGAGCAATCATCGGTCCGCTCTTTGCTTTGCTCTGGTTCGGGGGAGCTGTCTTCGGGTATTACATCCTCACCCCGCTGGGAATCCAGCAGGGTCTGTTTGCCTCCATGGCGGATGCTGATGTATTTCGGTCAAACCTCGGCATCGGCCTGATGATCGGAACAGGCTTGGGAGTTTTCTTCAAGGCAATCGCAAGCAGGCTTTCCGCCCACAAGAAGCTTGAGGAAAAAAAGAGTTCCCTGAACGCTTCCTCCCGTCTGGTCATTGTCCTCATTCTTTTCTTTGCCGTCATCCTTCTTGCCTTGGGAACCGAGCTCGGACTCATCGAGGCGTTGACACTCATGGCAGGCATTTACCTGGCAACCTACCTCTCAGGCATGCTTACCGGGCAGACCGGCATCAACCCTATGGAAATATTTGGAATCCTCGTGCTCTTGGTCATCCAGCTTATTTCCAATCCGTCCTTGATAGCCTCATTCAGCATAGCAGCCATAGTTGCTGTCGCCTGTGGACTGACCGGGGATGTCATGAACGACCTGAAGAGTGGATACCTCTTGAAAACCAATCCCAGGCAACAGATCCTCGGTGAAGGGATTGGAGGCGTTATCGGTGCCATTCTCTCGGTCTTCGTCCTCTTGATCATGAAGTCCGCTTTTGGAGGTTTCGGTACTGCTGAGCTTCCCGCTCCCCAGGCAGCAGCCGTATCGGCGATGGTTGGGGGACTGCAGCACATTCCCGCCTTCCTGATCGGGCTTGGAGTAGGCTTGGTCCTGTATTTGTCCAAGCTTCCCAGTGCCACCCTCGGCTTGGGAGTATACCTGCCGATCTACATTTCTTCGATTATGGGACTGGGCGCTCTTGTGTCCGTTTTGGCAAAGAAAGTATTCGCCAAGAAGCTCAGCAAGGAAAAGCTGGGAGAAAAGACCGGCTTGGTGGCAAGTGGCTTGTTGGGAGGCGAAGGAATAACAGGCGTGGCGATTGCTATTCTTTCTATGTTTAAATAG
- the ychF gene encoding redox-regulated ATPase YchF, producing the protein MGLNCGIVGLPNVGKSTIFSALTAAPAEVANYPFCTIDPNVGIVSVPDPRLDKIVELIPPAKVVPATFEFVDIAGLVAGASKGEGLGNRFLASIREVGVIAHVVRCFDDGDIIHVNNRIDPAGDIETINIELALADLDTVTNRWAKQAKLTRLSKEAQKENEKVLPLLTKLKECLEDGKPARSLKLEEEELAMVYDLHLITLKPVIYVCNVDEEGIVQENDYVKTVRAIAEAEGSEIVVICGKIESEIAVLETAEEKSEFLEAVGLKESGLNQLIRSAYHTLGMRTYFTAGSDEDRAWTFHAGYKAPQAAGVIHTDFEKGFIKAEVYNCEDLFFYKTEQKVKEAGKLRMEGKEYVVQDGDIMHFRFNV; encoded by the coding sequence ATGGGCTTAAATTGCGGCATAGTAGGGCTTCCCAATGTTGGTAAGTCGACCATCTTTTCAGCATTGACTGCAGCTCCCGCCGAAGTTGCGAACTATCCTTTCTGTACGATCGACCCCAATGTGGGTATAGTTTCCGTTCCCGATCCCCGCTTGGACAAGATTGTCGAGCTGATTCCTCCTGCCAAAGTGGTGCCTGCAACCTTCGAGTTTGTAGACATAGCCGGCTTGGTGGCCGGAGCGAGCAAGGGAGAAGGCTTGGGCAACCGTTTCTTGGCATCCATCAGGGAGGTGGGCGTCATCGCCCACGTGGTCAGGTGCTTTGACGATGGTGACATCATTCACGTGAACAACAGGATCGACCCCGCCGGGGACATCGAGACGATCAACATCGAGCTTGCCCTCGCTGACTTGGATACCGTGACGAACCGCTGGGCAAAACAAGCCAAGCTGACTCGGTTGAGCAAGGAAGCACAAAAAGAGAATGAGAAAGTCCTTCCTTTGCTCACCAAGCTCAAAGAATGTCTGGAGGACGGTAAACCTGCCCGGTCGCTGAAACTCGAGGAAGAGGAACTTGCCATGGTCTATGACCTGCACCTCATCACCCTCAAGCCGGTCATTTATGTCTGCAATGTCGATGAAGAGGGTATCGTCCAGGAAAATGACTATGTCAAAACGGTACGTGCCATTGCCGAAGCGGAAGGCTCCGAGATCGTAGTCATTTGCGGCAAGATTGAGTCTGAAATTGCAGTATTGGAAACAGCGGAGGAGAAAAGCGAATTCCTCGAGGCTGTTGGACTGAAAGAGTCAGGACTGAATCAGTTGATCCGCAGTGCGTACCATACCTTGGGTATGAGGACGTATTTCACCGCAGGTTCGGATGAGGACCGGGCATGGACCTTCCATGCCGGCTACAAAGCCCCCCAGGCGGCGGGAGTCATCCATACCGATTTTGAGAAAGGATTCATCAAAGCCGAGGTGTACAACTGCGAGGACCTTTTCTTCTATAAGACCGAACAGAAGGTCAAGGAAGCCGGAAAGCTGAGAATGGAAGGCAAGGAGTATGTCGTGCAGGATGGAGACATCATGCACTTCCGATTCAATGTATAA
- the hflX gene encoding GTPase HflX: MGIEQLTGSEEPISKGKRVYEIKDEDQRALLLILVSHGESEQSSKRRADELKALVDTMGALTIRVEYIPMRQTNSATLIGSGKVEAIKLLVEELSIDVVIFDQGINPRVQRNLEKEMETCVIDRDEVILQIFADRAATKEANLQVELARLEYSLPRLTRRWTNLNRQKGGVKGTKGEGETQLELDRRQIQDRVVALKLLLEKVVQQRNIQRNQRMNGNIPTGAIVGYTNSGKSSLLNALTNAGVLVEDKLFATLDPTTRLVKLPGGEEILLSDTVGFISDLPHNLVDAFKSTLEEAKYADFLIIVCDASHPDMLANYATTVQVLEELGCTDKPAIVLANKMDKVEDAFAVSRLKSMYNPVLETSIKTGEGLDALLTQIGITLHELCATTTYLLPNTRHDLVAHIHRFGQVESIDYTEEGILVKSRIQGRFQGPLQNYRHD, from the coding sequence ATGGGTATTGAACAGTTAACAGGCTCTGAAGAGCCAATTTCCAAAGGAAAACGTGTCTACGAAATCAAGGATGAAGACCAAAGAGCACTGCTGCTCATCCTTGTCTCACATGGAGAATCAGAGCAAAGCTCAAAGCGCAGAGCCGATGAATTGAAAGCTCTTGTCGACACCATGGGTGCTTTAACCATCCGTGTCGAATATATTCCTATGCGCCAGACAAATAGCGCGACGCTCATCGGAAGCGGCAAGGTTGAAGCAATCAAACTCTTGGTAGAGGAGCTTTCAATCGACGTCGTTATTTTCGACCAAGGAATCAATCCAAGGGTACAACGCAACCTTGAAAAAGAGATGGAGACCTGCGTCATCGACCGCGATGAAGTAATCCTGCAGATTTTCGCCGACCGAGCTGCCACCAAGGAAGCAAATTTACAGGTGGAACTTGCCCGCCTTGAGTACTCGCTGCCTAGGCTGACACGCCGATGGACGAACCTCAATCGCCAAAAGGGTGGTGTCAAAGGCACCAAGGGTGAAGGTGAGACGCAGCTTGAGCTTGACCGAAGACAAATCCAGGACAGGGTTGTCGCTCTCAAACTCCTACTTGAGAAGGTGGTGCAACAGCGCAACATCCAACGCAACCAGCGAATGAACGGGAATATACCGACCGGAGCCATTGTTGGCTATACCAACAGTGGAAAGTCCTCCCTGCTTAATGCCCTGACCAACGCCGGGGTGCTGGTTGAAGACAAGCTCTTTGCAACCCTCGACCCTACCACTCGATTGGTAAAGCTGCCCGGAGGGGAAGAAATTCTGCTCTCCGATACCGTAGGCTTCATCAGCGACCTGCCTCACAACCTGGTGGATGCGTTCAAGAGCACCCTTGAAGAGGCAAAATATGCCGATTTTTTGATTATTGTTTGTGATGCCTCCCATCCTGACATGCTTGCAAACTACGCCACTACCGTGCAGGTCCTCGAAGAGCTGGGTTGCACAGACAAGCCGGCCATCGTGCTAGCCAATAAGATGGATAAGGTCGAGGATGCGTTTGCAGTCTCCCGCCTCAAGTCAATGTACAATCCTGTGTTGGAAACATCCATCAAGACAGGGGAAGGGCTCGATGCACTGCTTACACAAATCGGTATAACCCTTCACGAACTGTGTGCTACCACCACCTACCTGCTGCCCAACACACGCCATGATTTGGTGGCACATATCCACCGTTTCGGCCAAGTTGAGAGCATCGACTACACCGAAGAGGGTATTCTGGTGAAGAGCCGTATCCAAGGCAGGTTCCAAGGGCCGCTTCAGAACTACAGACACGACTAA
- a CDS encoding MFS transporter → MQGWKLKTVLFLLSQGITLFGSSIVQFALVWYITLESSSGVWVSALTLCAFVPQFLISFVSGVWADRYNKKYLIIASDALIALATLALALLFPLLKTNATIFAALLIVSLVRSLGSGVQVPAVSAMIPDLVPQEHLMRFNGMYAALTSLVQFASPFVAGAFLTFSSLRSSLLLDVATAVIGISLLASLSVVHQSKPSNGMSMAKEIKEGALYAFQNPWIGKMLIVHGLFIVLVVPAGFLATLFVTRFYQESYAYMTIVEVVGFAGMSLGGVLMSWWGGYKNQVKTLLAGMLAFGLLAIGMGLIDNFLVYLALMVIYGVALTMVQTATMTLLQERTDPGVQGRIFSFQNIMYCGALPLGMAIFGPMADVVSLRILMAASGALLVLLVLMLRLDKQFYASEPTLHPHQPSDRSPDSSLC, encoded by the coding sequence ATGCAAGGTTGGAAGCTGAAAACCGTACTGTTTCTGCTAAGTCAGGGGATTACCCTGTTTGGCTCTTCGATTGTTCAATTTGCGCTGGTCTGGTACATAACACTGGAAAGTTCTTCCGGGGTATGGGTGTCGGCGCTCACCCTTTGTGCTTTTGTCCCACAGTTTCTTATTTCGTTTGTCTCGGGAGTCTGGGCTGACCGGTACAACAAGAAGTACCTCATCATTGCAAGCGATGCCCTCATCGCCCTTGCTACCCTGGCTCTTGCACTGCTGTTTCCCTTGCTGAAAACCAATGCAACAATCTTTGCCGCACTCTTGATTGTTTCCTTGGTTCGTTCGTTGGGCAGCGGGGTGCAGGTTCCTGCAGTTTCGGCTATGATCCCTGATCTGGTTCCTCAAGAACATCTGATGCGTTTCAACGGTATGTATGCCGCCCTGACGTCATTGGTCCAGTTTGCATCCCCCTTTGTAGCAGGAGCTTTCCTGACTTTTTCAAGCCTGAGAAGCTCGCTCTTGTTGGATGTTGCAACAGCGGTGATCGGAATCAGCCTGCTAGCAAGCTTGTCGGTTGTGCATCAGAGCAAGCCTTCCAATGGAATGTCCATGGCCAAGGAAATCAAAGAAGGGGCTTTGTACGCTTTCCAAAACCCATGGATAGGCAAAATGTTGATTGTCCATGGGTTGTTCATTGTTCTGGTAGTCCCTGCAGGCTTTCTTGCAACGTTGTTTGTTACTCGTTTCTATCAGGAAAGCTATGCTTACATGACGATAGTCGAGGTGGTAGGCTTTGCCGGAATGAGCCTTGGCGGGGTGCTGATGAGCTGGTGGGGAGGGTACAAGAATCAGGTCAAGACACTCCTAGCCGGTATGTTGGCTTTCGGCCTTCTTGCCATCGGCATGGGTTTGATTGACAACTTTCTGGTGTATTTGGCACTCATGGTCATCTACGGCGTTGCCTTGACCATGGTGCAGACGGCGACGATGACCCTTTTGCAGGAACGAACCGACCCTGGTGTACAGGGTCGAATCTTCTCTTTTCAGAATATCATGTATTGTGGAGCCCTTCCGCTGGGCATGGCAATCTTCGGCCCGATGGCCGACGTGGTTTCCTTACGGATATTGATGGCCGCAAGTGGCGCATTGCTTGTCCTTCTGGTACTCATGCTCCGTCTGGACAAGCAGTTTTACGCATCAGAGCCTACTCTTCATCCTCATCAACCATCAGATCGTAGTCCAGATTCAAGCCTTTGTTGA
- the rlmN gene encoding 23S rRNA (adenine(2503)-C(2))-methyltransferase RlmN, translated as MQQTTHLPLSLYGLEAETIAEILSLSKSFYAKQIFNWLVKGVYSFEAMTDLPKAERERLASLMSSACSSTIHTCDTDETGATKMGVRLHDGKVIECVLLVDKKGRHTACLSSQVGCAQGCTFCKTGTMGLLRNLSAEEIIEQYIHLLSVSKQPITHIVYMGMGEPLANIAAVTRSIRYFHNPKTFNLSLRRITVSTCGIVPGILKLAEQKLPVKLAVSLVSADNRLRDRIMPVNKAWDIMALKKALLHYQRLGGKRFTIEYCLLGNTNTDETSAKKLASYVKDLDVIVNLIPWNPAEGLPYKTPTEEEIDYFALQLDRLHVNYTRRRSRGREINGACGQLAVPLNKGLNLDYDLMVDEDEE; from the coding sequence ATGCAACAAACTACACACCTTCCCCTCTCCCTGTATGGGCTTGAGGCAGAAACTATCGCTGAAATACTTTCGCTTTCGAAAAGCTTTTATGCCAAGCAAATTTTTAATTGGCTTGTCAAAGGAGTATATTCCTTTGAGGCTATGACCGACCTGCCCAAGGCTGAACGGGAGCGGCTGGCATCGTTGATGAGCAGTGCCTGCTCATCGACCATCCACACTTGTGATACCGATGAAACCGGAGCTACCAAAATGGGCGTTCGCCTGCATGACGGCAAAGTAATCGAGTGTGTCCTACTGGTCGACAAGAAAGGCAGGCACACGGCCTGTCTCTCCAGTCAGGTAGGGTGTGCCCAAGGCTGCACCTTCTGCAAAACCGGAACAATGGGATTACTACGAAACCTCAGTGCAGAGGAAATCATCGAACAATATATCCACCTGCTTTCCGTGAGCAAGCAACCCATCACCCACATTGTATATATGGGAATGGGAGAGCCACTCGCCAATATTGCAGCAGTTACCCGTTCGATCCGTTACTTCCACAACCCCAAGACTTTCAATCTCAGCCTCAGGCGCATCACGGTCTCAACCTGCGGCATTGTCCCCGGAATTCTCAAGCTGGCCGAACAGAAACTACCGGTCAAGCTCGCAGTCTCGCTGGTGAGTGCCGACAACCGCCTTCGCGACCGCATCATGCCGGTCAATAAGGCCTGGGACATCATGGCCCTGAAAAAGGCCTTGCTGCATTATCAGCGCCTTGGCGGCAAACGCTTTACCATTGAGTATTGCCTGTTGGGAAACACCAATACCGATGAAACCAGTGCAAAAAAGCTTGCCAGTTATGTAAAGGACTTGGACGTCATCGTCAACCTCATCCCCTGGAACCCAGCAGAAGGTTTGCCCTACAAGACTCCTACCGAGGAAGAGATTGACTATTTCGCCCTGCAGCTGGACCGCTTGCATGTCAATTACACACGCCGCCGATCCCGTGGAAGGGAAATCAATGGAGCATGCGGGCAACTCGCCGTTCCTCTCAACAAAGGCTTGAATCTGGACTACGATCTGATGGTTGATGAGGATGAAGAGTAG
- a CDS encoding MerR family transcriptional regulator, with amino-acid sequence MQTYRTQELAVLTGVHPNTVRLYEKLQFITQANRKENGYRVFTELQVLQIRFARLALRSEVLHHGLRDQALCIIRLCAGLDFQGAMKAVDRYLSSIEEELVRARSAISDVQAILNSKHHERDFTLTRKQAATQIGVTLDTLRNWELNGLIHTKRKQNGYRIYDGDDLRRLCIIRTLRLAGYSLMSILRLLNQLDEDAEPALEMILNTPSCSEDIISVCDRLIVSLEAASDDAKSLRSLLPSMMQLSKPSTIPPDFG; translated from the coding sequence ATGCAAACCTACAGGACACAAGAGTTGGCTGTTTTGACAGGAGTGCATCCCAATACGGTACGCCTCTATGAGAAATTACAATTCATCACCCAAGCCAACAGAAAAGAGAACGGGTATCGGGTATTCACTGAGTTGCAGGTATTGCAGATTCGGTTCGCGCGATTGGCACTTCGTAGCGAAGTCTTGCACCATGGGCTGAGAGATCAGGCACTGTGTATCATACGGCTCTGTGCCGGATTGGATTTTCAAGGGGCCATGAAGGCCGTGGATAGGTACCTATCCAGTATCGAGGAGGAACTGGTACGTGCCAGGTCCGCCATCAGCGATGTACAGGCGATTCTCAACAGCAAGCATCATGAGCGAGACTTCACCCTTACCAGAAAACAAGCGGCAACGCAGATCGGCGTTACCTTGGACACCCTAAGAAACTGGGAGTTGAATGGTCTGATCCATACCAAGCGAAAGCAGAATGGCTACCGTATCTATGATGGTGATGATTTGAGGCGGTTGTGCATCATCCGCACCCTTCGGCTTGCCGGTTACTCGCTGATGTCCATTTTGCGATTGCTGAACCAGTTGGATGAGGATGCAGAACCTGCATTGGAAATGATACTCAACACACCTTCTTGCTCGGAGGACATAATCTCGGTTTGCGACCGACTTATCGTTTCCTTGGAGGCTGCCTCTGATGATGCAAAGTCCCTGCGCTCTCTCTTGCCTTCGATGATGCAACTATCCAAACCCTCCACTATACCACCAGACTTTGGATGA